A window of Zalophus californianus isolate mZalCal1 chromosome 12, mZalCal1.pri.v2, whole genome shotgun sequence genomic DNA:
TGAAATATTCAAGTAAGTAGTCAATCTTTTTTTGTCTTAGCACTGTCTTCAGGGTTACCCCATAGTTggtaaagttcatttttttatcttgaaatgtGGGATATTTCACACACACTGTTGGTAATAATGGAGCAGacttgattttcttctcttcctgcaaATCGCCTGGCAGAGTTGAGAGCCTTTTTAGGTTTGGAGCTGGATCAGGTGTAGTGACAAAGAACTGTGTAACTGCTCTACCATTGGGAGGCTCCACCTGAACACGGAAAACAAACAAGTGCATTTCTCTGGAGTcaactaaggaaaataaaaattgttgattAACTACTTCGCCTGCTAGCAACtgcttttgtttaatttctttcctttctatttctgccTTTACTTCAAAATCAGGATCACATgtagaaacagaaatatttaaatcttGTGCCTTGTCAAGTGAGAACGAATGTTTCCCCCAGAGCTGAAACACAACCGGGGATGTGTTTTTTCCACCCTTCTTAATACCAGAGATTGTAAGCTTTCCTGGCATGTAACTGTGTCCACAAACTGTGAAAATAGCAGTGAAACTGGGGTGAATATATCTGGGTCCATAAATTCCAATGGAGGTGGTTTTGTGGATACAATCCCAAATGGTGGCAGCTGGTGACTGAGTAGCTTTAATTTGTGCAGCAACCACGAGATACATCACCCGGCTCAAGTCTGTTAGCTTGACTTGGATGATGTCTTTATAAATATAACAGTTGTTTAACACTTTGAAAGGGCCTTCTTTACCTGGGCTGTGTAAACACACCATTTCTGTCATGACTTGGCTGAAAGGATCCTTTCTCACTTCAGCCCCTATTTTCATCTCCAGCAAAATGCCTTCCATCGTGTTAAGGTTGCCTAACGTGATTTCCAATAGTGGGCTTACGGTGCATGAGAGATCATGGTTAAGCATTTGTGGAGGTTCAAGGAACGCCCTTAGAGACACCTCTTGGAATTCTCCCACAGCTACATGGCCTTGGGGCACATGAACAGTGATATCTGATTCAGGTAATTGTATTGACCCTCCTTGGTGGCTTAATTTGCAAACTACCATAGTCTCTGCAACTTGTGTTTGGGCCCATCTGGGACTCTGATTAATTATATTCAAATCCAGGCAGGAACGGGCCAGCTGGCGTTGACTTAACCAAGCCATTTTATAAGCCTCTCTATCATTCTGAAGCCATTCTAAGTCTTGTTCTAGGATCTGGCCAGAGTTATGTGTACTCTGATGGGCATGTGCTGTGTCATCTAAAATGTCCAAAAGTTCTGAAACACTTTTAGATCTTCCAGATGCCTGTGAGGAAGACTGCCTAAGCAACTGATGCACATCTAGTTCATCACCAGAGGAATCAAAAGAATTTCcagtttctatttctctaaaaaaaagaaaagggtctTCTTTCAAGATGGAAATATTATCTCTCTTCCGGTTATTTCTTAGCTGAGTTATGTCATCCAAAAACGGGTTAGAAGCAGACAGTTCATTCCAGAATGGATTTGTAGCCTTGGAAGAATTATTGCCATGACGTGTGAAAGGATCTGGCCAATTGAGAAGAAATCCTGGGTCTGGACAGTCTTGTTATTtagacaaaaacaaagcaaaacaaagatgaGGTGGCATCCTGGGATACAACCAACGAATTCTTATTATAGCTTAAAAATTGAagactctttattttgttttttgatctcTAGTCTAATAGTTCCTGcaaaattaatgttaaatttgCTCAAATTTTCATGTTATGAGGAAAGAAACTGTTCTGCCAGTTTATTTTGactatatttaatgttattttatcttAAGACACTATGATTTACAAATAAGTGTTCAAAAATTTAGATAATAATCATTTGAACACATTTCCTTGAAAATTACCCAGACTACATACACTTATACcttattgttttatgtttcattttcacaaaagaaaaccTCTGAACAAACAGAATAATTCAGTCAACTATCCAAATTTTTCTAAACACTGAATAGTCAATCTCATTATATCTAGgttattcatttatgtttttcttttctgataataGTCCCCctgtaaaaaaatcaaatgcaccTGTTAATAGCTAaagtaatttagaaaaacaatatGCCAAATTAGAGAGTAATGCATTTCTTAGATTATTTCCTGTAGCTTTGCACTGataaattttaataacattgaaattttttcatgaaaaataaacacttcATGAAAATGAACATTGAAAAATAGATCACCATTAGATTTACTATTTGAAGGAATTCATTGAGCTTTTCCAagtttaaaatgacaaataacaGGTTTACCAGTATGAAGTGAAAACATGTTATTACTTTGGAGAGTATTTTAAGAATCGgcaacacatgaaaatatttacatatgaacCATAAGGAATTTCTATGTATCTCACAAATattagtcatttttaaatgtttagagcAACTCATACTTGGtcatttctcaataaatattggtaatGATTCTGTGGACTTAGTGAAACTGGTGTTgctttcatgaaaatgaaaacctacGTGGCCAGCcaaaattgaaaaatgaattcaagCAAACTGTCAGacttttttgtttaatatatatagaACTACATCTTAATTGAAATGGGTTTTAAACATcacatattaaaaattagaataagtttttgaaaaataaaagttttatttctctcatttccacGTTTCTTCAATCTGGTTTCATCTAACTTTCTTCAAACTCACCTTTCTTCTGAGGATCAGTTCAATTCTTTCATTCTTCATGAAGATTTCTGAGCCCACTCCACCCTCTAGAGATCTCGTTAACCCCTAAATTCATTATATTTACTGCATATATCATTCACTTAATAATGAATTTTTGCCTTCTCATAAGATTTATATAATCCATTGGCTGTGCTATTTTAATTTGCTCATCTTTTTAATGATAGTGTATTTCCatgataattttataattttatagtttttaatccTCTGTAGCTTTTTTCAGAGGTAGCCCTCCAATAGTTGTCAGTGCTGggtaaaaaaattacaaattataaattcttatacctgtaaaatggaaatttcttGGGGATTTTTGAGCTTCCATGTCAAACAAATTTCCTTCAGACTTACTTCGTGAAATTCCTCCTAGCCAAAAATGGGCTCTTTCATTGGTTGTCATTTTCCCacctacaaaataaataaataaataataagtaaataaataaataaatactttttataagCATACATACACAGGTTGGCAGAGAAACTAAACTTAAAGTATTCACACATACTTAAATAGAAaactgcagggcacctgggtgactcagtcagttaaatgtctgccttaggctcaggtcatgatcccaggagtctgaggatcaagccctacatcaggttccctgctcagcggggaggctgcttctctctctctctccctgtacccctccccatgctcttgctctctctctcaaataaataaataaaatctttaaaaaaaatagaaaaatgcatataaaaatactCCACATAGATCCTTTACTTCCAGTGGGATGCTGGACTAGatatcctaaaatatgtattGGTACTTCACTGAAAGATGCCTAGATTCTGGATTAATACCAACAAGCAAAATTAGAATGTATTACTGATCCtataaaaaaaaggtaattaatgAAAATCCCAAGGATAACAAAAAAGAGTAATAAGCTGAAACTTCAATAAATAGGAAATCCCTATTTGGCGAATGGAAGACAAATATTCACAAAATTAGAAATTCTCCCCTAATTTcttctatacattcaatgcagtTCCAAGAGAAATCATAacatggtatgtgtgtgtgtgtgtgtgtgtttataacttcttaagctattttaaaatttagatagaAAAGCAAAGGGCTAATATTCAAGAcaatccagaaaaagaaaaaaaaggaagtggaatATGCCACCagcatttattataaatatgtgcTAAGTAACACAATGTGAAATGGGAACAGAAATAACCTAAGGACACACAACACCCCTACAAACAGACCCACCCTCACATGAAAACTTGATGTATGACAGAATTCGCCACACAGAGCAGTGTAGAAATGAcggattattcaataaatggtgaagAAACAACTTGTTGTCCatgcttaaaaaaattacattgattacacacaaaaaatcaaTTCTAAGAGATTTAAAcactaaaaagcaaaattttaaaatagagtcTAAAGAGTGATCTTCATGCTTTCTGGGAAGTAGAAAATTTCTTAAGCAAAGCACAAGCACAAAGTGCaaaccatatttaaaaagaatgagaaatcgTACAGGTAGATCAAAGGACATCATTTACAAAAAGTAACAACATAAGCCAAAAAGTGGGAGAAGACATTTCCATTACAtgactgaaaaagaagaaaaggattaGATTCTAAAAGACTCCTacaaatctggggcacctgggtggctcagtcggttaagcatctaacttctatctcagctcaggtcttgatctgggGTCCCgagttcaggccctgcattggactccatgcggggtgtggagcctacttaatactaataataagaagaagaaatttaaaagactcctataaatcaataagcaaaataaaaacaaaattatagaaaattttgaatagatctaagtatttctttaaaaagtaaacacaaatgatccaaaagtatattaaaatatgcTCAATTTATTGGGAATCAGGGGAATGCTAAATGAGACCACATGAAGTGTATTATATCCATCAAATTtgccagaattttaaaatctgcaaCACCAAtttttggcaaagatgtggagaaagggggaaatcCTGTACACTCCTAGTGGAAGTGTCACTAGGTATAACCACTTAAAAATCAATCTGGCATCATCTAGGAAAGATGCTTATAGACTAGTACCCAGCAATTCCAATCTCAGTTATTGGTGCTACTAAAACCTTGTATACGTATGTCAGAAAAGATATTCATGaatgtttattatgttatattaacaAAAAACTGTAATCACCCAAATTACCCTTTGtcatatgaatggataaataagtatAGTGTTTTAATTCACTAAAGTACCATGCAACTATGAAAACAGATGAACTACAACTAAAAGCATCAGGATATACTAACTGTAAGCAGCCCGTTGTTGAGACTCAGCCTTctttacatatatgttttctctttgtcccatGACAAACCctgaaaaatag
This region includes:
- the MACC1 gene encoding metastasis-associated in colon cancer protein 1 isoform X1, with product MTTNERAHFWLGGISRSKSEGNLFDMEAQKSPRNFHFTDCPDPGFLLNWPDPFTRHGNNSSKATNPFWNELSASNPFLDDITQLRNNRKRDNISILKEDPFLFFREIETGNSFDSSGDELDVHQLLRQSSSQASGRSKSVSELLDILDDTAHAHQSTHNSGQILEQDLEWLQNDREAYKMAWLSQRQLARSCLDLNIINQSPRWAQTQVAETMVVCKLSHQGGSIQLPESDITVHVPQGHVAVGEFQEVSLRAFLEPPQMLNHDLSCTVSPLLEITLGNLNTMEGILLEMKIGAEVRKDPFSQVMTEMVCLHSPGKEGPFKVLNNCYIYKDIIQVKLTDLSRVMYLVVAAQIKATQSPAATIWDCIHKTTSIGIYGPRYIHPSFTAIFTVCGHSYMPGKLTISGIKKGGKNTSPVVFQLWGKHSFSLDKAQDLNISVSTCDPDFEVKAEIERKEIKQKQLLAGEVVNQQFLFSLVDSREMHLFVFRVQVEPPNGRAVTQFFVTTPDPAPNLKRLSTLPGDLQEEKKIKSAPLLPTVCVKYPTFQDKKMNFTNYGVTLKTVLRQKKIDYLLEYFKGDTVALIGEGKVKAIGQSKVKEWYVGVLRGKVGLVHCKNVKVIAKEQVISMSDNVFTTRNLLEQITLPFKKLTYIYSVVLTLVSEKVYDWKVLADVLGYSHLALEDFDQTQDDKESEKVSYIVKKLKEDCHADKNTRKFLYELIVALMKMDCQGLVTHLIQEAAILTSAVKLGKGWRELGEKLVRLTKQQMEAYEIPHRGKAGDVTVEMMWKPAYDFLYTWGAHYGNSYRDVVQDLQSALDRMKNPVTKQWRDLTGALILIHSLEFLRATAFSTSEEV
- the MACC1 gene encoding metastasis-associated in colon cancer protein 1 isoform X2 is translated as MTTNERAHFWLGGISRNCPDPGFLLNWPDPFTRHGNNSSKATNPFWNELSASNPFLDDITQLRNNRKRDNISILKEDPFLFFREIETGNSFDSSGDELDVHQLLRQSSSQASGRSKSVSELLDILDDTAHAHQSTHNSGQILEQDLEWLQNDREAYKMAWLSQRQLARSCLDLNIINQSPRWAQTQVAETMVVCKLSHQGGSIQLPESDITVHVPQGHVAVGEFQEVSLRAFLEPPQMLNHDLSCTVSPLLEITLGNLNTMEGILLEMKIGAEVRKDPFSQVMTEMVCLHSPGKEGPFKVLNNCYIYKDIIQVKLTDLSRVMYLVVAAQIKATQSPAATIWDCIHKTTSIGIYGPRYIHPSFTAIFTVCGHSYMPGKLTISGIKKGGKNTSPVVFQLWGKHSFSLDKAQDLNISVSTCDPDFEVKAEIERKEIKQKQLLAGEVVNQQFLFSLVDSREMHLFVFRVQVEPPNGRAVTQFFVTTPDPAPNLKRLSTLPGDLQEEKKIKSAPLLPTVCVKYPTFQDKKMNFTNYGVTLKTVLRQKKIDYLLEYFKGDTVALIGEGKVKAIGQSKVKEWYVGVLRGKVGLVHCKNVKVIAKEQVISMSDNVFTTRNLLEQITLPFKKLTYIYSVVLTLVSEKVYDWKVLADVLGYSHLALEDFDQTQDDKESEKVSYIVKKLKEDCHADKNTRKFLYELIVALMKMDCQGLVTHLIQEAAILTSAVKLGKGWRELGEKLVRLTKQQMEAYEIPHRGKAGDVTVEMMWKPAYDFLYTWGAHYGNSYRDVVQDLQSALDRMKNPVTKQWRDLTGALILIHSLEFLRATAFSTSEEV
- the MACC1 gene encoding metastasis-associated in colon cancer protein 1 isoform X3: MTTNERAHFWLGGISRSKSEGNLFDMEAQKSPRNFHFTDCPDPGFLLNWPDPFTRHGNNSSKATNPFWNELSASNPFLDDITQLRNNRKRDNISILKEDPFLFFREIETGNSFDSSGDELDVHQLLRQSSSQASGRSKSVSELLDILDDTAHAHQSTHNSGQILEQDLEWLQNDREAYKMAWLSQRQLARSCLDLNIINQSPRWAQTQVAETMVVCKLSHQGGSIQLPESDITVHVPQGHVAVGEFQEVSLRAFLEPPQMLNHDLSCTVSPLLEITLGNLNTMEGILLEMKIGAEVRKDPFSQVMTEMVCLHSPGKEGPFKVLNNCYIYKDIIQVKLTDLSRVMYLVVAAQIKATQSPAATIWDCIHKTTSIGIYGPRYIHPSFTAIFTVCGHSYMPGKLTISGIKKGGKNTSPVVFQLWGKHSFSLDKAQDLNISVSTCDPDFEVKAEIERKEIKQKQLLAGEVVNQQFLFSLVDSREMHLFVFRVQVEPPNGRAVTQFFVTTPDPAPNLKRLSTLPGDLQEEKKIKSAPLLPTVCVKYPTFQDKKMNFTNYGVTLKTVLRQKKIDYLLEYFKGDTVALIGEGKVKAIGQSKVKEWYVGVLRGKVGLVHCKNVKVIAKEQVISMSDNVFTTRNLLEQITLPFKKLTYIYSVVLTLVSEKVYDWKVLADVLGYSHLALEDFDQTQDDKESEKVSYIVKKLKEDCHADKNTRKFLYELIVALMKMDCQGLVTHLIQEAAILTSAVKLGKGWRELGEKLVRLTKQQMEAYEIPHRGKAGDVTVEQLCQLDEQNKTTVP